TGCGGGACGTCCTTGGCGACCGGCACGGGTTGGTACGGCGAGCCGTTCCAGCACGTGCCGGAGACCGAGCCGGCCTCGCCGCACAGCAGCAGCCGGGCGGCGAGCTTGGCGGCCGGGACGTCGACGGACCGGGCGAGCCGGTGCAGCAGCTTGCGCTGCTCGCGCTCGGACATCTTGTGCAGCATGGTGCGGTCGACGGTGACCTCCCAGGCGGTCCGGCTGGCCACCAGCGGTCGACCCATGTCGTCGACGATCAGCCCGCGGGCGGGCTGCACCACGAGCTCGCGCACCGACTGCTCGGCGGCCTGCGCCTGGTAGGCCTCGCCGCCGAGGACCTGGAGGTACCAGCACCGCACGAACAGCGTGGCGAAGAGGGAGAGCACCAGCGCCTGCACGACCACCAGGCGCAGTCGGCCCCGGGTCGCGCTGCTGGCGCGGATCTTGCCGCCGGCGATCATCAGTAGGCGACCTGGTGCGGCTGGAGGCGGCGGAAGAGCCGCATCGCGAGGGGCAGGACGAACGGCGTGAGCAGCACGTCGTAGAGCACCGCCACCGGGATCACCCGCAGTGCCTCGGTGGCCGGCAGGGCCGGGTCGCCGAGCACCATGCCGCTGAGCGCGAAGATCGAGGTCCCCACGAACGACGAGGCCGCGACGACCAGCACGGCCGACATCGCCGAGGAGCCGGCGTCCTGCCGCACCCGCCCGGCGAGGTAGCCGACCACGACCAGCGCGAGTGCCCAGCGACCGGCCACGTGGTCCGCCGGCGGCGC
The DNA window shown above is from Nocardioides mesophilus and carries:
- the mreD gene encoding rod shape-determining protein MreD translates to MTLLRALALTLLLTAAVVLQVAAFDAVSYDGVVPNLALLVVVAAALVRGPDFAAVLGFASGLAIDLAPPADHVAGRWALALVVVGYLAGRVRQDAGSSAMSAVLVVAASSFVGTSIFALSGMVLGDPALPATEALRVIPVAVLYDVLLTPFVLPLAMRLFRRLQPHQVAY